AAGCAATGATAAAAATAGCAGATGAAAACCTTTACGAAGCAAAGCGTTTAGGTAGAAATCAGCTTGTCATATGAAATAATTAGGATATTTAGTTAATTGACGAGAGCCTTTCGCAAGCACGTGAAGCTGTCAGAAGTTAATCTCGTGTGCTACTACGTGATGTTAGTTGAAAAAAAGGACTAGCGTTTCTTGGTTTAATTAGTAGTCGTTTTACCACACAAGTCGAGCAAACATTTCATTTTTTGCATACATCGTATTTGTAAGTTTTCTTCAATCACTCCTTTCTGAATATTTTCTAAAACACTAGACTAAAGATATTTAGGATTGAGTTATTTACTAGATGCTTTTGATAATAAGTCTGACTTTCGCGACTAAACAGGGTTAATACTCTCACAACTCATCCAAATTTAGTCTATTGAATTATTTTAAATCTAAAAATTACTTCATTTATAGCAAAATTCATTTTATTGCCTCATTGTTGGGGAAAAGTGGCGTATAGTATCGTAAACAATGAATTGCTGAATTTTAAAGGATTGAAAATTTTGAATAGGATGGTTTTAGGTTTCATTTTTGTTTTAGGAACATTTTATAGCGTTGACTTGTATGCTGATAAGTCGATACACATTCCATTGAACAAATGGTCAAGTCAGCGAGTGTTATCTAAAGCTGTGGGAAAAGTTATTAGCGACTCAGGCACTCCGGTAGAGTACGTTGAGATAAATGTAGAGGACCAGTGGGGAGCTTTGAGGCGTGGCGCAATTCATTTTCAATTAGAGGTCTGGGAGCCATCAATGAAAAAGGCTTTCAATCATCTAGTAGCACAAAACGAAATAATTGATTTGGGTACTCATAAAGCAACAGTGATAGAAGATTGGTGGTATCCTGAATATGTTGAAAAATACTGCCCGTCGTTACCAGTGTGGACTTCACTCAATGAGTGTATTGATTTGTTCAAGGAAAAACCATCAGATAATAAAGGGGTTTACCATGGTGGCCCTTGGAATTATGGTGATGCTGATATTATTCGTGCTTTAAATATTAATTTCAAAATTAATCGGTTACAGACAGGGTTAGAGCTTTGGCACGAATTAGCACAAGCAATACACAAAGAAAAACCTATTGTATTGTTAAATTGGAGCCCAAATTGGACTGATAAATATGCACATGGAAAGTTCATTCAATTTCCGGAGTATGAAGAAGAATGTGAAATAAACCCAGAATGGGGATTAAATAAAAAGTACGTAAAAGACTGTGCTAATCGAAAGAATGGCTGGCTAAAAAAAGCGGCGTCAAAATCATTGAAAGAAAACTATCACTGTATTTTTCAGTTTATTAAACAGGTCAACTTTTCTAAAGAGATGATTATAGAAGCCTCATCTTTGGTTGTTATTAACAAGTTAAACCTAGAAGAGGCGGCTGAGCAATGGATTGCCTCTAATTCGTCAGCGATAGAAGCTTGGCGCTCAAACACTTGCATGTAATTATTAGTCAACTTGATGTGTTATAGCTTCTCCGTCGTACAGTTGCTATGACTTTGTTATGTTGTCGCTTAAAAATACGATTGTGAAGTTGGTCAATTTACAATAAATAAGAATAAACTAGTATTAATTAAAACGAACAAAACAGACTCAAATACTGATGGTAGTCACAAATAAGCTTTTACTTATATCGATAGTATTTTTCACGATATTTTCTCCATCTCAAATAGCCATTGCTAGCAGTTCTAAATGCCAGAGTATTAGTATATCAGCCCATCCGAATTACCCTCCTTTTCATTGGAAAGAGCAGGATACACTAGTTGGCGCTTCGATTGATATCAGTCGAAGCATCTTTCAAAATTTGGGATTGGATGTAAAAGTTAGCTATGAAGGCCCTTGGAAGAGAGTGCTTATGTCCATCAAGCAAGAAAAAATCGATTTCATACCTGCGTTAAAAAAAACATCAGATAGGCAGCAGTACCTCGAATTCACTCAAAACGAATTCGCAACAAATCCAGTCGCAATTTTTGTGAAAAAAGGCAAGGCGCTAGTACCCAAATCGTTTAAAGACTTAATTGGGTTATATGGCAGTGTGAATGCTGGTGACAAACACGGTGATAAAGTCGATTCATTTGTATCAAGTCAATCTAATATGCAATTTATTCATGGACTATCACAAAACTTTGAAATGTTAATTCTCGGTAGAACAGACTATTTTATAACAGGGTTTTACACAGGCTACGACTTCTTGAAAGCCAACAAGTTGGATAGTCATGTTGAGGTCGCATTTAAAATAAATGGGCTTAAAATTCATAACGGGTTTACGCATCAGTACGCAAAAGAGTGCCAAAGAATTGTAAAAGAATTCGATAAGCAGTTGTCACTTCTAAGGCAAAGCGGAGAAATAGAAAAAAGCATCAACAATTATCATAATGCTTGGTTAGAAGGGGCGAAAAAACTATAAGTTTAATGATAGCCAAAACCCTTGCTTAAGAGTGCTTATTAAATTGCCGATATGTACGAGTACTATTGTCAATTGAGATTGATGGTATGCACTATATGTTGTGTTTTTAGTTGTGATGAATGATTAGAAAGTTATCAGGCAACTTGTCTCTTCAAAAACTGTTAAACACTCTTAATAAAAGAATCATAGTTACAAAAAATAGATCGCGGAAGTGTGCAATCCTGCTAATTTTTCTGTGTCGGGCAGACGCAGTGGCGCTTTTAAATTGGATAAAAAGGGAAATAATTGGGCTGTTTTCTATACTGAGATAGGTTGTGATTCTAAGTCTATCTTTTGGTTCGATATATGTCTTCAACTATGTGGTTACGCAGCATCATTGAGACATAGTTGGGGTCTACAGAAAAAGAGTCTGAGCTAGTACAGCTAATTAGAAATGATACTCCCGCGTCCTAAAAGAAAACCACTTTACCGTGAACACACTTTTCTTAAAGGGTGTTAAGAACGTTTGGACCACTTGCTGTAAATTGTAGTAGCTCATATCTGATCTTGCAGTTTCTATGTGTAGGTTTGGACTTAATCTGACAGGCAGCTATGAGCGAATAACGGTCATTGATAAAATTAGTTTCAACATGCAAAATGCTCGACCTATCACCATGTTTTTCTCAAAGAATAAGTAAAAAGGGAACCTAAATTTTGGTATCTCAGGGAGCGAGTAATTAATGGCAAAATTTTCATTTCATAAAGAACAATTCAAAACGAATGATCCGGTATGGAAAGCAGAGCGCGAAGCCTTATTTGAAAAGCTCTTACCCATAATTGGCAGTAGTAAAACAAAAAAAAATGCCACCTTAAAAAGGTACTTTTTGAAAGGTGAATGGACATTGCATAGTGAGTATGATCTTGATTTTGTGACTAAATTATCTTTTTTGCCCGAGTTAAAAAAAGAGCATTACTTTAGTGTGATGAAGGAAGTCCCTTGGGAAGACGGGAAACGTGAGTTTAGACATGTATTTCTTTATTGGCTTATAGCTGGTTCTCAGTTAAATGAACTGTCGATATCCGACACATTAGTTGATGACTTTTACACTATTTCAGTTGATGGATTAACACATTACAGCGAAGAAAGCATTGAAATTGAGGGTATAACCCATGAACGCTTTCCTTGGCATGTTGACCGAGAGCAAACTAATGGCTTTTTTATGCGTTATTTATCGGTTGCTCACGAATGGTTGACTGAAAAACACAATCAAAGTAAGAGTGGATTAACCCACTTTATGCCCCACTGGTTTTCAGCATTATCGTATCTAAAGTGGAAAGGGTTCACTAAAGGGGGAATGCGAAAACGTATTTTCGAGCTGTTCACTGTCATTCAACATTATATTCCTGAGCATAAAAGTAACCCTGCGGCAGCACAAAAACAGTTATTTGTTGATGAGTTTAAGCGCTGCGTTTTAGAGCATGGACTCGTTAAACCAGAATTGATTGAAATCTGGCAAGAAGCAAGCGAAAACACCGAAGAAGGATGGGTTGAACATATTTATGAAAGCAACAAAAAAGATGACCCAGAAGCATGGTTAAGTTATGAATCAGGTGCCTTCACACCTTTATGCATTAGAGACAAAAAAAGCATAGATAATCCTTGTGAAAAGATAGTATCAATCTTAACATCAAATAACTTCGTCGATGCGAACGATGTTTTCTCTGCCAAGCGTATTGAACTTACCCACTTGCTCACTCCTGAGTGCTTAGCAGAATATCGCTCCTTTGGTATTAATACTGTTGAAGGTGAATTGACTCGGATTAAATTGAATGATCGTTTTGTAGGTACAGACAAAGCTGAAATCTATTTTGACATAATTAAAGTCACTAACTTGCCTAATGAAACAGCTACTGAAGTCCCAAGAGTTTGGTTGTTAGAAAGACCAGATAATCACTACGTAACTTTTATTGCTAGAAGATATTGTGCTAATAGAAGTTATCTGGTTGATGCCCTTAAATATGAAACAGGGTATCAATTAGTAAGGTATTTTGGTTATACCTTTGACCCTATTCGCCCTAGAGCATTACCTGTAGAACCTGGAGACTTTGCAAAATACTCAGAGCTTATGGTCCAACCTTTTTATAATTGCGATTATTTGCCCTTTGTTTTTGGTACAACAGCATTTCTCATTAACGCTAATGATGATTATGTTTATCTAAACTGAATCAATGAGGTCAGAGTCGTTGATTTAACCCTTTCCCAACGGCAGCTTGTGGCACAAAGCGGAAGTAACCCTATGAATTTCATTATGTAACTGACAGTTATGAGCGAATAGCGGTCTTTCAAAATTACTTTTCTATTTCGTCAAAGTATATTGCTTGCATAGTCAGGAAAACGACCCAATCGCTCGTTTTTGTCCTGAAAAAAAGCTAGAACTACTGTATTTTAGTAGTAATAGCAATTGGTTAAGAAGTTTGCTACAAATGAGTCATTCAGAAAAACGAGCGACGCTTTGGTAGAAAAACGCGCGATTAGCTCGCTATAAACATGTTATGACTAAACGAGGTACATTACGTTGTTCGAGCATTTATCTTCGATGAAAGATTTTAGATCACACTGTGCGGAGCTTGTTCAATTTTTCGGTTCTCTATCAGATTTCAGAGGATATGAGGGAGCGGAAGATGTTTCAGGCTGGCTAAATCTAGCGGCGTGTGTTGAGTCTGTAAACTATGACACTAGTCATTTTGACCCGGGTGCAGGCTGCTGCGGTTTAGCTGATACCTGGGCCGAAAATCAAGCCGGGCTGCAGAAGAAGTTAGTTACTGAAATAACTCGTTTTCAACTGTGTTGGGCGGCCCTGGAAGCTGCTATAGACAGATTTGTTTCGATTGAGAATGCACCCAGAGGCAAGATAAAAAAGCTCTGTTATTTCTTGAAACAAAAATGTCGTCAAAACAATGTGATTGGTTACTCTAATCTTGTCGCTTATATAGGCAATAGAAAAAAGGATGAAGCTAGCTATTCGTCTGTGTTTCGGTCTGTTGATGATAACGACGAATTTCTCTCTGATCATGGTTACGGGATATATAGCGTCTATAGCCTAAGAAACAAATTGGCTCATGGTGCCTTTGACATTCCATTAAGCGATGAAGGCGAAAATGTAAAGGTGCTTACTGATATATTGGTAAGCTCACGAATAGTGTTGCTGACATTACATTTTTTGATGGTTGCTAAGTATCCGCATGACTCTGTCGAGGTATTTTGGAAGCGTCACGAAATATTGGCAGTTCCCTTTGATGTCTACCTAAAGTCAATTCATGTTGATGATCTGACTTACTTACACGACATTGGGTATGATTTTGAATCATAACAAGTGCGGGCACGGCGACACCCATTACATTGCGCCTTCGGCTCCATTCCATGGGCGCGCATGCTGTAAGCGTTACGAATGACAGTTGTTGGCACAAAACGGAAGTAACCCTCTGAATTTAATTATGTATCCGGCAGTAATGAGTGAATAACGGTCATTGATTTAAAGTATATTTTCAAGCAAAATTTATGTTCTATAAACAGGAACAGTCATTAAGGAATGTGAGTTTGCCAAGAAATAAGAGAAATAAAAAGTTTGGTGTTAACCCCTTTAGATACTTACTAGCACTTTATATGCCCTTCTTTTTGAAGTCTTTTTGGACGCATGAAATAGATTTTCCTTTGGTCAATAAAGGCGGTAGAGGAAACGGCGAAGTATTAACCATAAGTGACCCATTGCTACCAATAATTACCATTCCACTATTTCTATATGGTATTTATTACTTAGTTAAAGTAATTAGAACTAATTGGAAATTCGTAAATGGCTCAGAAGCTAGAATGGGCGCCTACATGTGTATTCCATTTGGAGTTGTTAGTTTCTTATTAGCTATATTCGAAAAGCCAAACTTCGCAATATTTATTTTTATATCAATTGGTGTACTTGGTTTATTTGCAGTCGATTTTAATAGTGAAGACAAAGTACATTGATAGAAAAGCCTAAGCGTTAACTTTGTTCGCTATTGAGACTCAATTTAATTAATTAACATATCGTGTTGAAGAAAAATAATAAAATATGGAAATATAATGAAGAGTATTATAACTGTAATCGTAGCAAGTTTATTTTTAATAGCATGCCAATCAACTTCTCCAAAAGTTACTGTAAATACACTAGATAAAGAGCAACAACTCAATAAGAATGTTGCATTTTTAAAATCAGAAATTTCATTAGGAAAACAAGAGAAAAGATATGATCTTGCTTTAATTTACTCATCGAGTTTTGAACAAAATAAACGAAAGCTAGCTAAGCCATTATTGAAGCAGTTAGTTGAAGAGGAAGATGTAAATGCAATTGTACTCCTTGCTCAATTAGAGTTTTTAGGACGATTGGGATATGTTTCAGACAGTCTGTTCAAAGAGCACTATAAAAAAATAATAGATAAAGACCCAGAAGCTATTAAAAACTATAAAGATGAAAAAGCGGAAATGGAAACTGCTTTAGAGTTAAACTTTTCCTCAATGAAACAGCTTTATGATGAAAATAAACATTTGTGTGAGCAGCCACTTGAGCAACCAGGAATCGATTTTGACAAAAACTCAGATGCATACCTAGTCGCAAAATACTTTTACTCGTGTCTAGAAAAGTACTCAATAAAGAATAGTAAACAGCGCTTACAAGTAATGTCAGAGTTCCAAGCAATAATGTGTAACACTAAGGAAAGTAATAAAACATGTATTAGTGAAGGATATAATGCTCTTAGCCTAGGTTTAAATTCGATTGAAGAGTCTTTTGTAGTTGCTGCTGCGATTAGAAATATCTATAAATCACATAAAGACCAATTGCGTAAAAAGAATGGTCTTCAAAAAAGGAATCCATCATCAGAGACTGGCAAAGTATTGGTTAAAGCATTTGATGCCTATAACGAAAGTGATCTAGATAAAAGTAGCGAAATCCTAATAAGTTACATAACTAATACGAAACAACTTACGCCTTTTGACAAAGCATACGTCGAAAAATTTATCTCTCAGATCCTTTTTCAACGAGATAAAAAAGGAGATACCGAACTTGTGATTTCTTATGCAAATAGAGCTTTAAGTAGTAATGAATTATCTTATAAAGATCACTGGGAACTATTCGATTTACTATCAGATGTATATATACATAACGAAGAATACTCAAAGTATATAAATTTAATCGGGAATTACATTATAGAAAATCAGGGCAATATGGACCTTATTCCAGTCAATAGCATTTCAGAAAATAATACCCGGATGACTAGCAATACGAACTCATAATAGTTTTCCAAGTTCTACTATGGTATTTATTATAGGCTTTCGAACGGTCGAGTTCGGCACAGAACCGTCCGTTGAATCTAACTCATACTTATCCAAAAAGTGTTTACGCGAACACGCTTGGAAGAGTGTTCAACGGTCATTCACAAACATTTAATTTATTTTCTATCACCTATGATTTAATATATTTTTCAATATTTTAAAGTGAAATCATGTTTGAAATCGCTTTCATCTTACATGGAAGGTTAGCTAGCAAGGTTTCACAAGCAAGTAGTTCTAAACCTCAGGAGTAGTTCCAGAATGGATTCCAAAATAGATTATACAAAATATACAATTGAAGCATTAAGAGAAGAAAGAGATAGTCTCAGCGAGCGCGAACAACCTGAATTATATAAAGAATTAAACGATCTTCTTATTCAACGGATAAAAGAGAGAAACGATAAACAAGAAAAATCTCAAAAAGAGATGCAAAGGGAGTCTGCTGGTTGTTTAGGTTATATTATTGGTGGAATGTCATTTATTCCGTTAATAGGTGTATTTTTCGGTGTCATAGCAATTGTTTGGGGTGTAGTTACCAAGCATACAAAATTAAAAGTAGTTGGCTCATGTGGCATCGCATTCACTATTATACTTTATAGTGCGCTTGGCTATTTTGGTTTTGTTCAAGAAGGTGGAGTTTACGATGATCTACGCAGTGACTTAGCCAAATCACAATTAACAAATGTAGTACAAGCAATAGAGTTTTATAAAATACAAAATGGTAGTTACCCTGAGTCATTAGAAGTATTGCAAAATTCTTTGCCAGAAAACTCCATGGTTTTCCTTTACGATCCAGCCCAAGTTAGCACTGATGGGAAATTTTACTACTATAAGCTTATTAACGAAAGCTCTTACCATGTTCGTTCATATGGCCGGGATGGGTTAATTAATACATCTGATGATATTCTACCTTCGAAAATAGAGAATGTTGGCTTGATAGCTAATTATCAAGTTGTGAGCGGATTATAGAAACTCTTTAAGTAGAAGATACTGGTTTTTATAGTTTCGCACTATTATCGCTATGTTTTGCCAGCTATTTTATGCTGTTTATGGTAAGCGTTATAAGCACTTTGAGATATGAGTAAACTTTTTAGCATAATGTTCTTGATGACAGCATTTTCCAGTATTGCGGCTGAAAAGGTTTCTTTTGTAAGCTTGTTGTCATCACCTGACAAGTACGACGGTAAATGTGTCCAAACAGTTGGCGTGATAAGCGTAGAGTTTGAAAACGGAAGTTTATACCTTGACCAAGCTAGCTACATAGCAAGAGCCTATGAAAATGCTATTTCTCAACCATTTGAAGCTGCGCAAGTTACCTACAACAGCGATAATCCAGAAGCTCATATTCAGAAGTTAGCAGGTGCATACGAGGGTAAGTTTGTTAGGGTTGTTGGTAAGTTTAAAGCGTTTAACCCGTCAAGACGGCTAAATAGAGCTAAAAGTTATTTTAGTTCAATAAGTCACATCCAAACTCTAGCGCCAAATGAAGGTTCTAGCTTTGGTAATCAAGCAAGGTGCTTTTAACAAAGCAAATTAGAAGTGCGGACAAAAACCAGTTGGTTTTTTTTCGTACCTCACAAATTTTAGCCAACTAACTTTAGCCGTTTATTTGCGGCGTTACCACCGTCAGTTGTTGGCACTGAACTGCCTTAGAGAAACTAAGCATGTTATGGACTTGAATTAATAATTCATCCATGAAGCTTGGTTCCATCGATCATCCATGACCTCACTTCCTCAAGCTGCGAAGCGTTGCTTCGGTCTTTCGTCACCCCATTAATCAAACCTGAAAACAGAATTTAAATGAATAATGCGAGACAGGGAGCGAAGCGGTCGAGCAAGCCATGTAGGCATGGGTGAATAGCGTCTTGAGACGAACGAAGTTCGGCTAGCTATGAACGCGAGATAAGGACTTCGAGCTGGAAAGCGTACAAGGATGTTTAGCGCGTTGCTTCATGGTGTTAATGTTCATATTTAAATTGTGTTTGAAGAATCAGTTTGATTTTTGGGGCACGTTTTTTGGTTCGTTTTTGTCGTGTAACAAAAATGAACAAGAGGGGCAGTTGCGCAATGTATAGTTTTGTAAGTTTAAAGTTGATAGTACGACAAACCGGCTTTAATTTTATTTTTAAGCTGAGATTAAGTTTTTAAGTTTAAAAGTTCGTTTTCAAAATACACCTAAAAGCGCGTTTTCAGAATAGACAAAACTCAAATTTTAACCATAAAAAAAGCCGCATTTACGGCTTTTTGAATATTTAGCGTCGGCTACAAAAAGGAAACCTTAAATTGTATCTTCCGGTTCACCTAGTGCAGTAATCAGCGCTTCTAGCATTTGCTTAATTTCATCGCTTGAAAGCATAAAGTCAGCATCTAGCTTAACTGCCATATCTTCTTTTGGAATGTCAGCGTTTTCTTCTTTTAACAGCTCTGCGTAGTTTACACGTTTAATTGAGCCGTCTTCTTGCAGCACAAAGCGAATACGCTCCATCCAATCTAGCGCTAACTTTGTAACCACTTTACCGTTATCTAAGTGATTTTTTACTTCGTCAGAGGCAAGATCGTGCTGTTTAAGTACTACCTTAGCGCCGTTTTCTTCTGGTTCAACAAGCTCTGCATCAAGACCAATGGTAAATTGTTCTGGAGCTTCGTCTTTCGCTAACCAATTTGTTAAAAATAAGCCTAAATCATAGTTTACGAAAGCGGGCACTACAGGCAATGAACCAAGTGATTTACGAAGTAGTGCAAGTAACTCTTCTGCTTTATTGAAACTTGCACTGTTAACCACCATCCAGCCTTTTTCTAAGTCGATAAAGGCAAACTGTAAGCTCGATTTTTTAAACGCCTGAGGCAGTAATGAATGCACTAAGTTTTCTTTTAACTCGTCTTTCTCTTTTTTCTTAACAGGGCGGTTTTCGCTGTTTTCGATTTGTTCTACTTTCTCTGCCAGAAGATCATTGATCACTGCTGGCGGTAGTACTTTTTCTTCGCGTTTAGCGCAAAGCAGAATGCTTTTTTTACTAAAGTGCGACAGCATTTGGCCATGTTTACCAAGTGCTTTGGTCCAGCCAAAGGTGCTTAAATCTTGGCTGCCACATGGGCGAAATTTATCTTGCTCGAGTGCTTTTTCAAATTCGTCTTGGTTGTAATCAACTTCTTGTTTGAAGCGATAGCAAATTAGGTTACTAAACCACATGAAAGGATCCTTGAAATTGTATTGGCAAAACCAATTTCGTTATAAATTTTGCTTAGCGTATCAGGGTTACAAACAATAAAAAAGCGCCTTTCAGCGCTTCTTTATCAATTGAGCAATTAATCCACCAACGGGTAGGAGTCTGGACTTGGCATATCCTTAGGGAAGGTGATTTTATAGCACAAGCCTTTGCCTGGTTCGCTGGTTGCTGTGATATCGCCAGCCAGGGTTTGTTTTACTAAGTTAAAGGTAATGTGCGTGCCAAGGCCACTGCCGCCTTGCTCGCGACGTGTTGTGTAGAATGGGTCAAATAAATTTTCTAGCTGCTCAGCTTCAACACCACGGCCGTTATCTTTAAAGGTAATGGCTACTTCGCCATCTTGCTCTTGAATATTAATATCAATGGTGCCTGCATTGATGCCTTCAAAACCATGAATTAGTGAATTCATAATCAGGTTGGTAAAAATTTGGCTAATTGCGCCAGCAGGTAAGTTGAGTAATAAATCTTTCGGAC
This region of Pseudoalteromonas spongiae UST010723-006 genomic DNA includes:
- a CDS encoding ABC transporter substrate-binding protein is translated as MAYSIVNNELLNFKGLKILNRMVLGFIFVLGTFYSVDLYADKSIHIPLNKWSSQRVLSKAVGKVISDSGTPVEYVEINVEDQWGALRRGAIHFQLEVWEPSMKKAFNHLVAQNEIIDLGTHKATVIEDWWYPEYVEKYCPSLPVWTSLNECIDLFKEKPSDNKGVYHGGPWNYGDADIIRALNINFKINRLQTGLELWHELAQAIHKEKPIVLLNWSPNWTDKYAHGKFIQFPEYEEECEINPEWGLNKKYVKDCANRKNGWLKKAASKSLKENYHCIFQFIKQVNFSKEMIIEASSLVVINKLNLEEAAEQWIASNSSAIEAWRSNTCM
- a CDS encoding substrate-binding periplasmic protein, with the protein product MVVTNKLLLISIVFFTIFSPSQIAIASSSKCQSISISAHPNYPPFHWKEQDTLVGASIDISRSIFQNLGLDVKVSYEGPWKRVLMSIKQEKIDFIPALKKTSDRQQYLEFTQNEFATNPVAIFVKKGKALVPKSFKDLIGLYGSVNAGDKHGDKVDSFVSSQSNMQFIHGLSQNFEMLILGRTDYFITGFYTGYDFLKANKLDSHVEVAFKINGLKIHNGFTHQYAKECQRIVKEFDKQLSLLRQSGEIEKSINNYHNAWLEGAKKL
- a CDS encoding type II secretion system protein GspG, whose amino-acid sequence is MDSKIDYTKYTIEALREERDSLSEREQPELYKELNDLLIQRIKERNDKQEKSQKEMQRESAGCLGYIIGGMSFIPLIGVFFGVIAIVWGVVTKHTKLKVVGSCGIAFTIILYSALGYFGFVQEGGVYDDLRSDLAKSQLTNVVQAIEFYKIQNGSYPESLEVLQNSLPENSMVFLYDPAQVSTDGKFYYYKLINESSYHVRSYGRDGLINTSDDILPSKIENVGLIANYQVVSGL
- the rdgC gene encoding recombination-associated protein RdgC codes for the protein MWFSNLICYRFKQEVDYNQDEFEKALEQDKFRPCGSQDLSTFGWTKALGKHGQMLSHFSKKSILLCAKREEKVLPPAVINDLLAEKVEQIENSENRPVKKKEKDELKENLVHSLLPQAFKKSSLQFAFIDLEKGWMVVNSASFNKAEELLALLRKSLGSLPVVPAFVNYDLGLFLTNWLAKDEAPEQFTIGLDAELVEPEENGAKVVLKQHDLASDEVKNHLDNGKVVTKLALDWMERIRFVLQEDGSIKRVNYAELLKEENADIPKEDMAVKLDADFMLSSDEIKQMLEALITALGEPEDTI